The following are encoded together in the Haloarcula laminariae genome:
- a CDS encoding pilin yields MAQTTFGDTYCGTSVEGLLDVTFGALVGLGLPTTMFYVGRSGLSYMRASGNPNQQNEARKDLILSMTGFGVILLAIVSPELISKFANQANFTFSDCVNPLA; encoded by the coding sequence ATGGCCCAGACGACGTTCGGAGACACCTACTGTGGCACCAGTGTCGAAGGGCTCCTTGATGTCACGTTTGGAGCGTTGGTTGGACTCGGACTCCCAACGACGATGTTCTACGTCGGTCGCTCTGGGCTCTCGTATATGCGAGCGTCGGGCAACCCCAACCAGCAAAATGAGGCCCGAAAGGACCTCATCCTGTCGATGACTGGGTTTGGGGTGATTCTGCTGGCAATTGTCTCCCCTGAACTCATCAGCAAATTCGCCAATCAAGCGAATTTCACGTTCAGCGACTGTGTGAACCCCCTCGCCTGA